tataatcacccagttacgttgtgacgtttggtagcacacaaagtgttccttcggtattcgggagttgcatgatctcatagtcttaggaacatgtataagtcatgaagaaagcagtaataacaaactaaacgatcatcgtcctaagctaacggaatgggtcaagtcaatcacatcattctctaatgatgtgatcccattaatcaaatgacaactcatgtctatggctaggaaacttaaccatctttgattcaacgagctagtcaagtagaggcatactagtgacactctgtttgtctatgtattcacacatgtactaagtttccggttaatacaattctagcatgaataataaacatttatcatgatataaggaaataaataataactttattattgcctctagggcatatttccttcaggcttgATCGTGCGGTGACATGTTTCTAGAGGCGGGTGTTAAGCACCTTGTTGCTCCCTCGTCAGACCATGCTCCGATCCTCTTGAGGTACTTGTCCAAGCCACCAAGAGAGAGTACCGGTAGGAGATGTCACCACTACGAAGTGGCTTGGGAGCGCGACCCGACGCTGCCCGAGGTAATCATGCAAGCCTGGACTTCAGCTGGTGTCATTGGCAACCTTGGTGACGTGGCTGTGGCCTTGGGTGATCTCATGCAAGCGCTTCATGGGCGGAGTAAAAAGCAATTCAGTAATGTGGTCAAGGAAATAAATAAATCACGTACTCATCTCGAGGAACTAATGGCTATGAATGCTGATCAGAGGACCATTAGAGAAGCTACTGACCGCATGAATGAGCTTCTTTACAGGGAAGAGATGATATGGATGCAGCGTTCTTAGATTGACTGGCTGCTGTAGGGCGACCGAAACACAAAATTCTTCCACCGTAAGGCAGTTTGGCGTGCGTGTAAAAACATAATTAAATCACTTTGTGGATGATAGTGGTGTGATGCAGCAGGACGGCGCCACTATGGCGGGCATGGTGACGGATTACTTCACAAGTTTGTTTACAACTGATCTGATGCTTAGGGTAGACCATGTTATTGATCTTATCAAAGCTCGCATTACTGATAACATGAATGATAGCCTATGTGCCGATTTTTCTAGTAAGGAGATTGCTGATGCGCTCTACCAGATAAGCCCTCTCAAAGCACATGGACCGGATGGTTTTCCGGTGCGTATGTTCCAGAGGAACTGGGCCATAATGAAAGACCAAGTTATTGCTGGTGTAAGAGAGTTTTTCCGGTCGGGGGTGATGCCAGAAGGGGTGAACAATACTGCTATTTTGCTTATCCCAAAAGTTGACAACCCGGTAAAACTTACTGATTTTAGACCTATAAGCCTATGCAACGTTGTATATAAGGTGGTGTCTAAGTGCAGGGTTAATAGGTTGAGGCCAATCCTTGATGACATTATATCACCATAACAAAGTGCCTTTGTACCGGGAAGAATGATAACAGATAATGTACTGATTGCATTTGAGTGCATACATCGTATCCAGCAGGAGAAGGATCCAACTAAGAGTTTTTGTGCCTATAAGCTGGACCTCTCAAAGGCATATGATCGAGTTGATTGGGTTTTCTTGAAGCGGACGATGCATAAGTTGGGTTTCACTGACCGATGGATGAACTGGATTATGACTGCCACCTCGGTTAGATACACTGTCAAATTTAATGGCACCCTCTTGGATTCGTTCGCACCGTTGCGTGGGCTACGGCAAGGTGACCCTCTCTCCCCGTTCTTGTTCATGTTTATTGCCGATGGACTTTCTGCCTTGTTGAAGGATGgagaagagaaagaaaaatttaCATCCCTGAAGGTATGTTGGCGGGCTCCTGGTATTTCTCATCTCTTGTTTGCCGGTGATACATTGCTTTTCTTTAAGGCGGAAACACAGCAAGCGGACGAAGTTCGCTCCATTATCATGGAATATGAAGGAGCCACGGGCCAGCTTATTAATTCTGCCAAATGCAGTCTAATGTTTGGCAAAGCATGTCCAGAAATAGTTCAGGAAGAGGTGCATGCAACATTGCATGTTCAACTATCCACTTTTGAAGAGAAATATTTGGGTCTGCCGACACCAGAAGGGAGGATGTCAAAAGGCAAATGCAAGAACTCGCAAGCTCGGTTAACCAGAAGAATTATTGCGTTGGTGATACCTTATCTCTGGCAGGAAAGGAAACAATGATAAAAGCAGTTGCGCATGCCATTCCCACCTATATGATGGGGGTGTTTAAGCTGCCTATGTCCGTATGTGATGATCTTAATAGGATGGTCCATAACTTTTGGTGGGGATCATCTAAAGGAAAGCGTAAAACTCACTGGCAGGCGTGGCCAAAAATCCAGAAGCATAAACTTAGTGGGGTGTTTGGGTTTCCACGACTTCAAGGTGTTCAACCAAGCTTTGCTAGCGCGACAAGCTTGGCGACTTTTGACTAAACCTGAGAGTCTTTGTGCATAGGTATTAAAAGCTCGATATTATCCGGAGGGGCGACTGGAGGACAGTCTTCTCAGGAAACAATTCGGTAACATGGCAAGCGATCCAGTATGGATTAGAGCTCCTGAAAAAGGGGTTGATCTGGTGGGTGGGCAGCGGTACGCAAATCCGCATTTGGAGGGATCGGTGGTTGCCCTGGGAACAATCGGGTCAGCTCATTACACCCCCAAGGGACTTGCCGGTTACGTCGCGTTGCGGACCTGATGGATGCGAATGGAGCATGGCAGCTGGACCTCCTTCAACAACACTTCCTGCCGGTCGATGTCGACGCCATCACGCGCATCATGACGTCCCCACGCGTCCCTGACGATGTCATTTCCTGGGCCCCGGAGAAGTCTGGTGTCTTCTCAGTCCGGTCAGCATATCGCTTTGCCATGGGCGAGCGCGAGCGTCCATCGGCAAGCGCCTCGAGCAGGGCATCGGATGGTCGTCGCACCATCTGGAAGACTatatgggggtgccctgctccccTAAGGTACGTGTGTTTGCTTGGCGTCTGGTCACAAATTCTCTCGCCACTTGGGCGAACAAATTCTCTCTCGAACTTTGGAACCTAATGATCTGTGCCCTTTGTGTGGTATGGAACGCGAGGATGGATAACATGCTATGTGCAGATGTCCACGTGGGAAGGAACTATGGCGAGCCATGGCAACTGATTGGCCTATCCCATACGTCAAGACGGTGCGTAATACGAGGCCTGAATGGCTGTTCGGCGTACTGGACAAGCTGCCAGAAGTCTCCCGCATGGTGCTGCTGATGGTTCTTTGGCGCATATGGCATGTTCGAAATTAGATTACTCATGGTAAGGCGCCTCCTCCTGCTGAAGCTTCCCGTCGGTTTCTTACTAGCTATATAAATTCGTTGTTGTGCATCCAGCAGTTCCCACAGGATGATCAGGTCAAAGCCAAGATGGCTCTCATGGTGCACAGTGGACGAGCTGACCCAAAGCTCCAGGGACAGGAAAGTGCAAGTAAGGGAGAAGTGTTGCGCTGGGTGCGTCCGCCTGAGGGCTGGGAAAAGCTTAACACGGACGGAAGTTACCTCGCCTCCGACGGCTCTGCTGGTTGTGGTGTGGTTCTCCGAGACTCCAATGAGGAGATCATATTTACAGCATGCAGGCAGCTCTTTACATGTGATAACACACTAGAAGCTGAATTGCAAGCATGCAAAGAGGGTCTTGCCTTCGCTCTGCAGCGGACGAACTGCCCTATCCAGCTTGAGATGGACTGTGTAGAAGCGGTAATGATGGTACAAGCAAAGACGCCAGGCCGATCAAAGTTAATGACCGCGCTATCAAGGAGATCAAGGAGTTAATACAAAATGAAAGGGAGATTGTAATTATGCGCATTAGTAGAACACAGAGTAAAGCTAGCCATTGTTTAGCTGCATATTGGCGATGTACACCTCGTACAGCAATTTGGTTGCGAGGGGGTACAGACGATGTTATCAGGCTTTGAAAGGATGATGCACCAATTTATAAGTAACACAATTCCcgttcccccgcaaaaaaaaaaacccGACCTTAATTACACATGGATTTCATAAATTAATAGCCTAATTACTCCCCTCCCCTCATCGTCCGCAGTTCCAAACTTACAATACGCAAAGCGCTTGTGTACAGCTCGCTCGATCTGGCATCCTAGCGACCTCACCTCTCACTTCTAGCACCCCATTTATCCTCTCGCTTGCAGGGGTGTGCCCTAGCCTGATTTGGATGTTTAGGTCATCTATATAGTTCCAAGTTTTTGCTACAACAAGCTTGTACAAAATGTGCCAAAGAAAATGTATAGATGGCAAAATCTTTCTGCTTGAAAGTATACACTCCATGATTTGATCTATATCAGGCAAAATGCCGCATGTGTTTAATATCGagtgaaaagaaaagaagaacatatcttgcaaaaaagaagaagaacatGTAACTCCTATCAAATAAGCTCATGTTTATATCCAATGCTATTTCCCTTCAAGTTCGTTAGACAGTACAAGTCTGGACAAaaaaaacatacatcaagccatGTTGGAATGTTCTAATCAATTACATTACACAGAGAAATTCTTTTGCTTGAACTGCTTTTGTACTTCTGTACAAATAAAGAATGTCTCCTTCCTTAATTTCTTCCTAAAATTCCACGGGTCTCGTCAAGCATCCACCGGAcgagcgcatgcatgcatgcatgcatgcacgcggcCGGCCGGAGTCAAATGGCCGGCAAACTGGCTCGATCATTTGATGAAGCCCATGACGTTAGGCGTGCCGGTGTTCTTGAGCCAGCTCATGCCGTCGATGAACACGCCGGCGGTGAACTGCGTGGCCTCGGCCTGTCCGATGACACGGTACCCCGGCCAGGTCACCCTCTTGCTTGTCCCGGCGCCGGGCCCGGTGTTGGCGTACTCGGCGTAGTAGAGCGTCTTGAGCCCGAAGTCACCCATCCACTCCGACCACCCCTCGGGCTTGATGAGGTCGCCGATGGTGCTCTCCATGACCACCGTCCTCGAGTATTCCTTCCACGGCCGTCCGAGGTAGCTGGGGACCGTCTGCCTGACGGGGAACAGCGCGTCCTCTGGCACGATCTTGCACCCCTGGAGCACGATGCCGGTGGGCATGTTGGGGTCCGTGCGCCCGTGCGCGGTCACCATGTTGCCCTGGCTTTCCATGGGCTTCCGCACCGTCATGAGGCAGTTCTGGAACACCGCCGCCGAGTTGCCGAAGATGAAGTCGATGGTGCCCAGCACCTCACAGTTGCGGAAGAACTGCCGGTTGGCGTGCACGTACAGGGTGTCCTGGTACCCCTCGAACCTGCAGTTGAAGAACACCGACATGTCGCCCTGCACGTGCAGCGCCACCGCCTGGTGCCCGTCCGGCCCCGCCGTGTTCACGAATCCCATCGACTTGCAGATGAACCCGTTCCCCTCCGCCGCTGCAAACAATCCATGGATTCATCGATGTGGTAAGATGACCAAGATCATCTGCCGTTAGGGCTAGCTAGTCGGTGATCACGAATTAAGCTTACAGAAGGTGCGGGTGGCAATGGTGGCGAAGCCTCCCTTGTTGCTCTTATCGCCGATGACCCGGGTCTTGGTGGGCCCGTCGCCGTACATGAAGACGTTGGCCAGGTCCTTGTTGACCGTGACGTACTCCTTGTACTCGCCGGCCTTGACATAGATGACGAAGCGTGCGGTGGACTTCTTGGGCACGGAGTTGAGGGCCTCCGTGATGGTCTTGAAGTTGCCGCTCCCGTCCGCGGCCACCACCGCGTTGGGCTTCTGCAGCCCGCCGGGAATCCGGAGGAGCCTCCGGGTGTGGGACGACACCCACTCCGGGAAGATGCCGGCGGACAGCAGCTTGCGGCGGTGGTTGTTGGGCAGGTCTTCGATCGTGCCGACAACCTCCGTCGCCAGCACCCTctgatcctcctcctcctcggggatCCTGCCGTTGCCGATCGCCTCGAGCTCGCAGTTGGCCTCTTTGGCGACTTCGTAGATCATGACGAGCTTGTTGGACAGGAGCTGACGCTTGCCGGCGAGGTCCTCGGGGAGCTCCGTCGCGAGGAGGCGGCGGTTCATCTGCGCTGACATGTCGGCAATGCTCTGCATCTGAGTGGATAGGAGCTTTCGCCTGTTGCCTTCGCCATATTGTTTAACCTCATTATCCGATGAGGCGTCGTTGAGGAGCCTTCGCTTGTTGCCTTCGCCATATTGTTTAACCTCGTCCCCCGACGAGGCGTCGTTGAGGAGCCTTTGCTTGTTGCCTTCGCCGTATTGATTAACCTCATCCCCTGACGAGGCGTCGTTGAGGAGCCTTCGCTTGTTGCCTTCGCCGTATTGTTTAACCTCGTCCCCCGACGAGACGTCGTTGAGGAGCCTTCGCTTGTTGCTTTCGCCGTATTGTCTAACCTCGTCCTCCGACGAGGCATCGTTGAGAAGCCTTCGCTTGTTGCCTTCACCGTATTGCTTAACCTCGTCCCCCGACGAGGCATCATTGAGAAGCCTTCGCTTGTTGCCTTCACCGTATTGCTTAACCTCGTCCCCCGACGAGGCATCGTTGAGGAGCCTTCGCTTATTGCCTTCACCGTATTGTTTAACCTCATCCCTCGATGAGGCATCGTTGAGGAGCATTCGCTTGTTGCCTTCACCGTATTGCTTAACCTCGTCCCCCGACGAGGCATCATTGAGGAGCCTTCGCTTGTTGCCCTCACCGTATTGTTTAACCTCGTCTTCCGACGAGGGGTTGTTGAGGAGCCTTCGCTTGTTGCCCTCACCGTATTGTTTAACCTCGTCCTCCGACAAGGGATCGTTGAGGAGCCTTCGCTTGTTGCCTTCACCGTATTGTTTAACCTCGTTCTCAGATGAGCCGTCGTACGTCATGCTCAGCAGCCGGCGCCGGACGAAGTCGGCCTCCTTAGTCAGGTTGGAGACCCCGAAGAACATCGAGGCCGACGAGCCATCGCCGAATGACATGACCTGGGACGTGTTCGCTTTTCCGGTGAGGTTGGACGTGCTCACGTTTCCGGTGGGGTTGGACGTACTCACGTCTTGGAGGTGGCGGTCTCCGTTGTGGGACATCTCATCGATCTGGTCCATCGTCTCCGAGAGGTGGCGATCTCCGTCGTGGGACATCTCATCGATCTGGTCCATCGTCTCCGACAGTTGGCGGTCTCCGTCATGGGACATCTCGTCGATCTGGTCCATCGTCTCCGACAGGTGGCGGTCTCCGTCGTGGGACATCTCATCGATCTGGTCCATCGTCTCCGACAGGTGGCGGTCTCCGTCGTGGGACATCTCAGTGATCTCGTCCATCGTCTCTGACAGGAGGCGCCGGCTCGCGTCTCTCACGACTGCGATCTCATCCAGCCTGCCATTGATAGCTAGAAGGTGGCGCCTGCTTTCCACGTCGTGCGCGTCACCCATGTACCACCCGAGAAGTCGGCGGCTCCCTCCGACAGTGGAGCCACTCTTGGCGTCCTGCCCTTGATGCAGGAACTGGCCGACGCGGGTGATGATAGCCAGGGCGTTGCTGCTGAGCTCGGTGGAGTTCGTCAGCAGCTTGTCCATGGCCTTCTTGAGCTCCGGCTTGTCGAAGCCATCGGCGCAGGTGTAGATATAGGTCATGACGCCGGAGATCCAGACCCTGAGGTCGTTGACCTGGACGACGACCTGGTCGGCCCTGAGGCCGGCCATGTCTTTGAGGTCCACGATGGCGTCGTCGAGCAGCTTCTTGCACTCGCCGATGGCGCTCAAGGTGATCTTGTCGGTGGCGCCCTTGCCGACGTCGCTGTATTTGGCGAAGGCGGCGCCGACCTCGTTCATGGCCACCTGGAGCGCGGCGCGGAGGACCTCCTCCGGGTTGGAAGACTCATTGACGACGGGGGTGAGGCTGTTCTCGCACTTGGCCGGGTACAGCGTGGAAGAGCAGAGCTGGGAGAGCTTGATGCTGGTGGACATGTTGCCACCATCctcgctggccttcttggacgtGGTGACCGCGGCGATCGTGCCGATGACGGCCACAACGCCCACGGCGGCGATGATGCTGGCGGTGGCGGCCTTGTTAGTCATTGTGCGCGAGCCTTACTACCTGCTGGTTTCGATGCCGGAGCCGGCCGGGGCTCCTCGCCGCACGGGAAACGTAGTGAGCTTGGCCCTGAGGAAGAAGAGAATGCCGCGGCGAGATTTCGTTTATGTAATTGCAGCTTGTGGACAAGGGCAACGGCTATTCTTGGAATGCCCTGGTTTGGCCTGGGGCTCAGCGGCGCTTTGAATGTTTCAGCTCATCCTGATCTCCTGGTTGGAAACACTTTGAATTTGCAAAAATGCTACACCTACCTATAACATGTACGTGAATTTGCATGCATCCATCGATctcccgcatgcatgcatggcTCGCTCGCACGCTCTTCATTGCCCCGCATGGCACTAGGTCAGCAATGTTCTACACATTAGCTAAACGGCAGTCGACTGACTTTCAAATTTGAGGTCAGACCATTTTGAGAGTTCGTcagagggaaggaaggggctcgcTGGAAAGCTACCCcgttatctatcttagggtttagggtgtggAGGGGGGGGGAGCAACTTCGTGGAAGGAAAAAGACGGGCTttcgaggaggggggggggggggtgaggctGCGCGGAAGCGCCGCCGGCAGCGTGTGGTGATCGCAGGCAGTTTGGCAGGCGGCCTGGGAAAGAAGATgaagctggaggaagaagaagggttgccCACCGTTCGATCTACATCCAACAGCCAAAAGCGATGGACTGACTCAAATTTGAAAAGCAGGCAactgagggcatctccagccgttggccccccagggggcgcctaaaatcgccgcctgggggtgagccggcgcaaaaattgggcctgggggcgagttggtccccagccgccggccccagggccgcccctaggcacgttttaaaataaaagaagttcggcgaagttcggcttaaacacgataaaattcggccaaacacgataaatttcggccaaacacgataaatttcagcacatttcggcgaagttcgcggattttcattacatagcacatatacataaactaatctaaaggaaaaactggctgaagtcgccgccatcgtcgtcgtcggccttctcctccttgacgcgggcgcccctgctggacccctgcccggcgtcgccacggcggactggtggcggcgcatcatcgtcgctgtcgcagatgacgacgactccgccttcgtcgcggccgcgtcgacgctccgcgaagcgaagcagggcggcgcgctggcgctccttcgccttctccaggcgCTCCTTCTCCATCGCTATGGAGTCCCTGCGCGCCTATttcagggccgcgtcgtcgtcgtcgagctccgtcgtcaccggcgcggccggctccttcttcaccggcgcgagccccggctccgtcttcaccgacgcgagccccggctccgtctttggcttgccgaagcgcggaggaggagccgacgagtaggcgcgccggccgccctcgttgatgacgatgccggcgctgcgagtgcgccgaccgagcggcgtctccgccgcgggctcggccttgacgccgagcagggccggagtgccggaggagtgcgatgaagatcgagaggaggaagaagaggaggaggacccgaacctccttggcgcccatggcccgacgcgtcggtgctgcgccggggcggccgccctcgccgggtacgccaacggcgggtcgttgccgccctcgaggtacgtcagcacgccctcgagtgtgcggccggggacgccccaccacaggtggcgcccctcgctgttctgccggccgccaaccaccggcgcgccgttgatggacgccaagcgctgctactggcggcgctcgaaatacgccgcccaagccgcgtggttgtcggcggcgtactgggggagggagagttgggcgtcggtgagcactactagggaaaaggctagcagcagcgcaggttttaggcctatcagcagcgcgggtacccgcgctaccaataaggcgctacagctaactcttagtagtagcgctgcctgtacccgcgctaccactattgactatagcagcagcgcttttcaggaacgcgctgctattacttagctgtagcgatttcccggTCCAGCGCTATtgttatatctttcaccatttccccattccggcttcgataaactg
The window above is part of the Triticum aestivum cultivar Chinese Spring chromosome 2A, IWGSC CS RefSeq v2.1, whole genome shotgun sequence genome. Proteins encoded here:
- the LOC123190829 gene encoding probable pectinesterase/pectinesterase inhibitor 58, which encodes MTNKAATASIIAAVGVVAVIGTIAAVTTSKKASEDGGNMSTSIKLSQLCSSTLYPAKCENSLTPVVNESSNPEEVLRAALQVAMNEVGAAFAKYSDVGKGATDKITLSAIGECKKLLDDAIVDLKDMAGLRADQVVVQVNDLRVWISGVMTYIYTCADGFDKPELKKAMDKLLTNSTELSSNALAIITRVGQFLHQGQDAKSGSTVGGSRRLLGWYMGDAHDVESRRHLLAINGRLDEIAVVRDASRRLLSETMDEITEMSHDGDRHLSETMDQIDEMSHDGDRHLSETMDQIDEMSHDGDRQLSETMDQIDEMSHDGDRHLSETMDQIDEMSHNGDRHLQDVSTSNPTGNVSTSNLTGKANTSQVMSFGDGSSASMFFGVSNLTKEADFVRRRLLSMTYDGSSENEVKQYGEGNKRRLLNDPLSEDEVKQYGEGNKRRLLNNPSSEDEVKQYGEGNKRRLLNDASSGDEVKQYGEGNKRMLLNDASSRDEVKQYGEGNKRRLLNDASSGDEVKQYGEGNKRRLLNDASSGDEVKQYGEGNKRRLLNDASSEDEVRQYGESNKRRLLNDVSSGDEVKQYGEGNKRRLLNDASSGDEVNQYGEGNKQRLLNDASSGDEVKQYGEGNKRRLLNDASSDNEVKQYGEGNRRKLLSTQMQSIADMSAQMNRRLLATELPEDLAGKRQLLSNKLVMIYEVAKEANCELEAIGNGRIPEEEEDQRVLATEVVGTIEDLPNNHRRKLLSAGIFPEWVSSHTRRLLRIPGGLQKPNAVVAADGSGNFKTITEALNSVPKKSTARFVIYVKAGEYKEYVTVNKDLANVFMYGDGPTKTRVIGDKSNKGGFATIATRTFSAEGNGFICKSMGFVNTAGPDGHQAVALHVQGDMSVFFNCRFEGYQDTLYVHANRQFFRNCEVLGTIDFIFGNSAAVFQNCLMTVRKPMESQGNMVTAHGRTDPNMPTGIVLQGCKIVPEDALFPVRQTVPSYLGRPWKEYSRTVVMESTIGDLIKPEGWSEWMGDFGLKTLYYAEYANTGPGAGTSKRVTWPGYRVIGQAEATQFTAGVFIDGMSWLKNTGTPNVMGFIK